The Mesorhizobium sp. INR15 region GTGCCGGGCAACGCGGACAAGCTCCGAATATTCCTCGATCTCATGTTCGGCGCCATTGCCGAAAATCAGGAGATCAAGGCTCCTCGTGCCCTTCGCATAGTCCTCCAGAACGTCGACCAGACGGGGCCGGATGGCCACCACCGGGACACCTTGAATACGGGTGCCCAATGGGGCGCCACGCTCGATCGCCATGATACCGGCGATGGAATAATCGGCCGGCTCGGCCGTGCGCGTATAGCGAACGAGCAGATCAGCCTCGCTGAGCCGGCCCACGAACAACGCTTGTTTGGTCTGCGCCTTGTCCGCTTTCCGGCCCATAATGCCCCAACTCGCACCGTCACGCAGGAACCGGTAGAAAAGCCTGGGCGCGGAGATGATCGTGAAGGAGACGAGGAGGAAGACGATGAACTGGCGCTCGTTCAAGCCCGCCACTGGCGTAAAGGAGCGCACGAGCAGCGAAACCCCATAGAGCACGAATGTCAAAATCAGACAGCTCTTCAGAATGTTGAAAAAGTCCGGCGTCGAGGCAAAGCGCCAGACGGTGGTGTAGAGGCCGCAATAGCGAAAGAGCAAATGACTGATCAGCAGGATGCTCGACCATGTCACCAGACCCGCAAGCGAGAGCGCGCCGAAGGAGAGATTCGACCGCGACAACACCAGGGCAAGCGCCACGGCCACCAGGACCATGACCGCGTCCTGAACCATGATAAAGGCGCGCCGTATCTCCGGCCGAAGTCCGAACACAGCTTCCAGGTATGAATTCATTGGGCCGCACTAGACTCCAGGCTCAAGAAATTGGCCGCCAGCGAAGTGCGGGCTCGAATTTCGTTCGACTCCTGCACGCCACTTCATCGCACCAACCCCGACCCCCACCGTCCTGTATCGCATACTGTGGACTTGCGGTCATCGCCAGAGATTTTTTTCAGAAGGCGCTCGTTAGGTAATGCTTATGTTCTGAAGATGCTTGAGGCTTGGAAAGGTTGCCTCGTTGGGTCTATCGTGCGACACGATCTTAACAATAGGCCTTTCCTATGAGCCGAGATTGGGAAAATTGGGACGTCAGCAACGTTGCCGACGAGATTCAGGCGATTTGGCAGGGATCCTCAGCCGAAATTGCTCATCGACAAGAATTGGTCGACATCGTCTGCCGCCACACCGCAAGTGATCAGCCATCGGTTCTGGAAGTCGGCTGCGGAACCGGCCTTGTCTACGATAAACTTGTGATAAATTTACCCGTTGCGCCAAATACATAGGCGTCGATTCCTCCTTGAAATGCTAGAGAGAGCGAGAGAGAACTTCCCTAACGGGCTATTTCTCTACGGAGACGGTTACAAACTTGTTTTAGAGACCGCGAAATTGATTTGGTGTTGTGTTTCGAGGTGCTTGGTCACATCCGTCAGATCGACCTGGTCGTCAGCGAATTGCTTCGCGTAACAAAAGAGACGTGTATCTTCACGATCTGGCCAAGCGATGATCTCGACATTGCCGAAAGTACCGAAACGGTCGAAGGTGTTCGGTTCCTGCATCGTCAATATTCTGACCAATATATCCAGAAGATTGTGCGTACAGCCGGACGAAAAATTCTGAAAGGTATCGAGACCGTGGCTCTTGGGTCGGGCGGCCGGGCCTACATAGTCAAACGTCTGCCGTGAAAGGCTGTCGCTTAACATAATCTTCGAATTTTCTTCGCAATACGTCGAGCAACTAACGGAAGCCCACCTTCCTCGTAAACGAGCGCAAGATGAAGCTTTACCCGCGCAAGCCGCCTCTGGATCCTCCAGAAATTCAGACTGCCATGGTCAAGCGGCTTCGGATTTGTTGGGCTCTCGTCTGCGAGTCGCCTGAAAAATTGTGCCCACTCCTGGGAAACAGTTGATATGTCATATTGTGACCTCACATGCTTAAACGCGGCATTTGCGATGGCCATTCGCATGGTAGGCTGTTCGAGAAGCGTTGTCAGCGCTTCGAACCAAGACGAATGGGGACCGTCGACCAGCAATCCCGTGACCCGGCTTTTCACGACCTGAGTATAGGGAGGAATGTCCGAGTATATGCCAGCGATACGGCATGCGCCATACTCACGATACTTGTTATCGGTCTTGCTGCGATTTGCCTCGTGATCCATCAGCGGCGCTAACCCGATTGCCCAATTCCTCCCGGCTTGAAACTTGATAAATGCGTTGTAGTCGCCAGTATGAGGGAAAAAACGGACGCGCGCTCCAGTTGCGATGCCCCTTGGCAGAGCGCCAGCAAACTCAAATATCGCACAAGGGAATCTCTCCAGGACACGCTCGATGAGCGGAGAAATCAAATCTAGATCATCAACACGCGAAGGACTTCCGGCAAAGCCGATCCGAATTTCGTCGGAGGGCGAAGGCTCCACACCCTCGATCAAAGAGAAATCAAAGAATGTCGGCAGGACTGCAACACGTTCGTTGAAACTTGAGACAAACTTCGCCAACTCGGCGGAATTGGTAATTACTGCCTGTGCGTGCGAGACGGCAAACTCCAGCGATTTTCTGACAACGGGATGCCTATAGTAGGCTGCGAGTGGAGTGTGCCCCACGATACGCCAGAAATTATCATCAATGTAATATGCATATAAACGATTTGCGTCGACCAATGTCTGCGTCCACGACAAAACTAGAGGGTCCGCGCATCGAACGAACAGTGGTATGGTGTCCGTTGCGATGTCCTCATTCTGAAGCTGGTTCA contains the following coding sequences:
- a CDS encoding glycosyltransferase family 1 protein; amino-acid sequence: MIERFSVSDLLEILIIIEAEIATTHLVEQIVRACGVHGIEYRVQFLNQLQNEDIATDTIPLFVRCADPLVLSWTQTLVDANRLYAYYIDDNFWRIVGHTPLAAYYRHPVVRKSLEFAVSHAQAVITNSAELAKFVSSFNERVAVLPTFFDFSLIEGVEPSPSDEIRIGFAGSPSRVDDLDLISPLIERVLERFPCAIFEFAGALPRGIATGARVRFFPHTGDYNAFIKFQAGRNWAIGLAPLMDHEANRSKTDNKYREYGACRIAGIYSDIPPYTQVVKSRVTGLLVDGPHSSWFEALTTLLEQPTMRMAIANAAFKHVRSQYDISTVSQEWAQFFRRLADESPTNPKPLDHGSLNFWRIQRRLARVKLHLALVYEEGGLPLVARRIAKKIRRLC